One stretch of Meriones unguiculatus strain TT.TT164.6M chromosome 7, Bangor_MerUng_6.1, whole genome shotgun sequence DNA includes these proteins:
- the LOC110540576 gene encoding olfactory receptor 6C76: protein MLVLSVRFAVDQSSEMRNRTSVTYFILLGLTDDPELQIVIFFFLFLTYMLSITGNLTIITLTLLDSHLKTPMYFFLRNFSFLEISFTSVCNPRFLVSILTGNKSISYNACAAQLFFFIFLGSTEFFLLASMSYDRYVAICKPLYYTTIISNKICYQLIISSWLAGFLVIFPPLVMGLELDFCDSNIIDHFTCDSAPLLQISCTDTSTLELMSFVLALITLMTTLMFIILSYTYILRTIFKFPSTKQREKAFSTCSSHMIVVSISYGSCIFMYVKTSAKAGVALTKGVAMLNTSVAPMLNPFIYTLRNQQVKQAFKDLVRKKLTSRMLI from the coding sequence ATGTTGGTTTTATCAGTTAGATTTGCTGTAGACCAGTCATCAGAGATGAGAAACAGAACTTCCGTGACATACTTCATTCTTCTGGGTCTGACAGATGATCCTGAGCTTCAgattgtcattttcttttttctgtttctcacgTACATGCTGAGCATTACTGGCAACTTAACCATCATTACGCTCACACTGCTGGATTCCCACCTGAAGACCCCCATGTATTTCTTTCTCAGGAATTTCTCCTTCTTAGAAATTTCATTTACTTCTGTCTGTAATCCGAGGTTTTTGGTCAGCATCCTAACTGGGAACAAATCTATCTCCTATAATGCTTGTGCTGCACaactatttttctttatctttcttggCTCAACAGAGTTTTTCCTTCTGGCATCCATGTCCTATGATCGTTATGTGGCTATTTGCAAGCCCCTCTACTATACAACCATTATCAGTAACAAGATCTGCTACCAGCTCATCATCAGCTCCTGGCTAGCTGGGTTCTTGGTGATTTTTCCACCACTGGTCATGGGCTTAGAGCTAGATTTCTGTGACTCTAACATTATTGACCATTTCACATGTGACTCTGCTCCTTTGCTGCAAATATCCTGCACAGACACAAGTACTTTAGAGCTCATGAGCTTTGTATTAGCTTTGATCACACTTATGACAACGCTGATGTTTATAATTCTCTCTTACACGTATATTCTCAGAACTATTTTCAAATTTCCCTCAACCAAACAAAGGGAAAAGGCCTTCTCAACCTGTTCCTCACACATGATTGTTGTCTCCATATCTTATGGAAGCTGCATCTTCATGTATGTGAAAACATCTGCTAAGGCTGGAGTTGCTTTGACAAAGGGGGTGGCTATGCTCAACACCTCTGTTGCCCCCATGCTGAATCCTTTTATCTATACTTTAAGGAACCAGCAGGTGAAACAAGCATTTAAGGATCTTGTGAGAAAAAAACTTACCTCAAGAATGTTGATCTGA